One genomic segment of Arthrobacter sp. zg-Y1110 includes these proteins:
- a CDS encoding alpha/beta fold hydrolase, producing MKTDIRTRNNVRVLGRADGPVLLFAHGFGCDQGMWSRVLLRFTDEYKVVLFDHVGAGGSDLAAYTPAKYATLDGYVADVLELCEELDLQDVTFIGHSVSAMMAIAAGATAAERLARIILVAPSPSYMDYPEDGYEGGFSRADLDELLESLDTNYLVWAATMAPVIMGNPAVPALGTELEGSFCRVNPTIARQFARVAFLSDVRSLLHKVSVPTLIMQASADLLAPDHVGRYLQEHIPHSTLVQMEATGHLPHVSAPEETADIILGYLQQSE from the coding sequence ATGAAGACTGATATCCGCACCCGGAACAATGTTCGCGTCCTAGGACGAGCGGACGGGCCGGTACTGCTTTTCGCCCACGGTTTCGGCTGCGACCAGGGCATGTGGTCCCGGGTACTGCTGCGTTTCACCGATGAGTACAAAGTGGTTCTCTTCGACCACGTCGGTGCCGGTGGTTCCGACCTCGCCGCCTACACACCGGCCAAATACGCCACCTTGGACGGCTACGTCGCCGATGTCCTGGAACTGTGCGAAGAGCTGGACCTGCAGGATGTCACCTTCATCGGCCACAGCGTGAGCGCCATGATGGCCATTGCCGCCGGCGCCACCGCCGCCGAACGCCTTGCCCGGATCATCCTGGTAGCGCCGTCGCCCAGCTACATGGACTATCCCGAGGACGGCTACGAAGGCGGCTTCAGCCGCGCCGACCTCGACGAACTCCTCGAATCCCTGGATACCAATTACCTGGTCTGGGCCGCCACCATGGCACCGGTGATCATGGGCAACCCGGCCGTTCCCGCCCTGGGCACCGAACTCGAGGGCAGTTTCTGCCGGGTCAACCCGACCATCGCCCGACAGTTTGCCCGCGTGGCTTTCCTGAGCGATGTCCGGAGCCTGCTGCATAAGGTGTCAGTCCCCACCCTCATCATGCAGGCCTCCGCGGATCTCCTGGCCCCCGACCACGTGGGCCGCTACCTGCAGGAACACATCCCGCACAGCACGCTGGTGCAGATGGAAGCCACCGGCCACCTCCCCCATGTCAGCGCACCGGAGGAGACCGCGGACATCATCCTCGGCTACCTGCAGCAGTCGGAGTAG